CATTAGCCTGTTCCTCTCGCCGAAATTCCTCGTCGAAGACGACGGTTCCCTCGGCGCCCGCAACGGCATGTCGGTCGGCTCGCTCGAGCACAAGATGGGCATCCATGCCCAACCGACCTGCGTCATGAACTATGACGGCGCTATCGGCTGGCTCGTCGGCGAACCGGGCCGCGGCCTGAATGCGATGTTCACGATGATGAATGCGGAACGCCTGTTCGTCGGCATTCAGGGTCTCGGCATCGCCGAAGCCGCCAATCAGAAGGCCGCCAGCTACGCCCGCGAACGCCTGCAGGGTCGTTCGCTCGACGGCAGCCGCGGACCCGTCCCGATCATCGAGCATCCCGACGTACGCAAGATGCTGCTGACCGGCCGTTCCTTCATCGACGCCGCCCGGGCGCTGGCGATCTGGACCGCCATGCAGATGGATATCGCCGCCCGCCATCCCGATCCCGCCGAACGCCGGCGCGCCGACGGTTTCGTCGCCCTGCTAACGCCGGTGGTCAAGGCAGCCTTCACCGATTTCGGCTTCGAGACCGCGGTGATTTCGCAACAGGTCTTCGGCGGCCACGGCTATATCCGCGAATGGGGCATGGAGCAGTTCGTGCGCGATGCCCGCATCACCCAGATCTACGAGGGCACCAACGGCGTCCAGGCCATGGATCTCGTCGGCCGCAAGCTGCCGATGGAAGGCGGGGAACTCGCCGGACGTTTCTTCGATCTGGTCAAGCAGGATCTGCAGGCGGCGTCACTCGTTCCCGCCACAGAGCGGATCGTCGCCGCCACCGCCTCGGCGCTCGACCGCCTCGAACGCACGACCGAGTTGCTGCTCGCCGGCAGCGGCGATCCGGCCGTGGCCGGCTCGGCCGCAACCGACTATCTTCGCCTCTTCGCGCTCACCGCCTTCGGCTGGATGTGGGCGAAGATGGCCGCCAGCGCCGCGGCGGCCGATACGCCGCCGAAGGTCCGCAAATGCGCCGTCGCCGATTTCTTCGCCGATCGCATGCTGCCGCAGACCCTCGGCCTCGAAACCGCGATCGCCAACGGAGCGACCTCGATCATTGCCCTGAACCAAGACCTTTTCTGATCCGTATACTCCAAGGGAGGAAGTAGCATGCTCGGAATGATGATGAACTCGCCGCTGCTGGTGTCGACCATCCTGCGCCACGCGGCGACCTATCACGGCACGACCGAAATCGTGTCGAAGACGGTCGAAGGACCGATCCACCGCTATACCTACGCCGATCTGTCGAAGCGCAGCCAGAAGCTCGCCAACGCGCTGAAGCGGCTCGGCCTCGAATTCGGCGACCGCGTCGGCACACTCGCCTGGAACGGCTACCGCCATCTGGAACTCTACTACGGCGTCTCCGGTTCGGGCCTCGTCTGCCACACGATCAATCCGCGGCTCTTCCGCGAGCAGATCGGCTACATCATCGAGCATGCGGGCGACAGCGTGATCTTCGCCGATCTCACCTTCCTGCCGATCCTGGAGGCACTCGCCGACCGGCTCTCCGGCATGAAGGCGATCGTGATGATGACCGACGAGGCGCACATGCCGAAGTCGGAAGCCCTGCCGAACCTTGCCTGCTACGAGACCCTGATCGCCGGTGAGTCCGACGAATACGACTGGCCGGTATTCGACGAGAACACCGCCTCCGGCCTGTGCTACACCTCCGCCACGACCGGGGACCCGAAGGGCGTTCTCTACAGCCATCGCTCCAGCGTGCTCCACGCAATGTCGAGTTCGATGCCGGATGTGCTCGGCCTGTCGGCCAACGACGTGCTCTCGCCGATCGTGCCGATGTTCCATGTCAATGCCTGGGGCGTCCCCTTCTCCGGCCCGATGGCCGGCGCCAAGCTCGTCATGCCCGGTCCGAACCTCGACGGCGCCAGCCTGCATGCCCTGTTCGAAGCCGAAGGCGTCACCTGCACCGCCGGCGTTCCGACCGTCTGGCTCGGCCTGCTCGACTGGATGGACGCCCACGGCCAGCGCTTCACCAGCCTGAAGCGGGTGGCGATCGGCGGCTCGGCCTCACCGCCGATCATGATCAGCCGCTTCCACAACATGGGCGTCAAGGTCCGCCATGCCTGGGGTATGACCGAGACCAGCCCGATCGGCCTCGCCGCCTGCCTGATGCCGAAGCATCAGTCGCTCACGCCCGAACAGAGGCTGATGCTCGAGGCCAAGCAGGGCCGCCCGGTCTACGGCATGGAGTTCCGCGTCGACGGCGCCGACGGCAAGCCGATCACCCGAGACGGCAAGGCCTTCGGTGCGATGATGGTGCGCGGTCCGTGGGTCGCCGCCGGCTACTACAACACTTCGGAAAGTGCCGCACACGAAGTTCCCGGCTGGTTCAACACCGGCGACGTCGTCACCATGGACGAGGACGGCTTCGTCCAGATCGTCGACCGCACCAAGGACGTCGTCAAATCCGGCGGCGAATGGATCAGTTCGATCGAACTGGAGAACATCGCTCAGGCCCATCCGGCGGTGAAGGAGGCGGCGGTCGTCGCCAAGCCCGATGCGCGCTGGGGCGAGCGCCCGGTCCTCGTCGTCGTCCTGAAGCCCGGCGAGAGCTTCGGCCGCCACGAGATGGTCGAGCACTATACCGGCAGGATCTCCAAATGGAGCATCCCCGACGACGTGATCATCGTCGACGAACTGCCGCACACGGCGACCGGCAAGCTCCTGAAAACCGCGATCCGCGATATCGTGCTCAAGGAATATGCCAGCGTCACCCCCGACGACAGCATCATCGGCTAGGCGCGCCATGACGAACGATGTTCAGAGCCTTTACCTCGAGGACATTGCGGTCGGCCAGACCTTCGAAAGCGCTCCGCATGTCCTGACGGTCGAGGAAATCAAGGATTTCGCGGGCCGCTACGACCCGCAATTCTTCCATCTCGACGACGAGGCGGCGCGGGAGAGCCTGTTCGGCGGCCTCGCCGCCAGCGGCTGGCACACCGCCGCGACGACGATGCGCCTGCTGGTCGAAAGTGTGCCCTTCTTCGGCGGGCTGATCGGCGCCGGCGGCGAGATCTCCTGGCCACGCGCGACGCGACCGGGAGACGCCATCCGTCTGCGCAGCGAGGTCACAGCGGTCACGCCATCCCGCTCGCGCCCTGAGCGCGGCATGGTCAACATGCGTTGCGAGACGGTCAATCAGCACGACGAGGTGGTGCAGGTCTTCACGCCGAAGATCGTCGCATGGCGGCGAACCCTGCTTTGACGGACTCCACCAAAATCTGGAAGACAGCTCAGCGTCTCAGGTCAGTCTCTATACGCGGCTGCCCGCTTCGTGCATGATCTCGGTCTTTGCACAGACCTTGAAGCTGCAATCAACCACCCGCCTTACAGGTGCTAGAGCCCGTCCACTTTAATCCGGGTCATAGCCGCAGGCAGCGAAGTAATTTTCGCATTCTTGGGCGGTGAAGATGTTGACGATTTCGCCAACCGTGTTCCATAGACCTTCTATGGAGCGCTCGGCCTTTGCCCTGAGCATTGCCTTCAGCTTGGCAAAGGCGTTCTCGATTGATGGGATGGATGGCTCCTGCTCCCGGCGTCGCATTGCGCCATAGTCGGGAAGTCATCATCCCGTATAAGAGGAGCCATCCATGTCCGAGCTTGCCACAGTCGGTATCGATCTCGCAAAGAGCGTCTTTCAGATCCATGGTGTAGACGAGAGTGGACAAGTTCTCGTGCGCCGCCAGCTTCGCCGCGGCCAATTGCTCGCGTTTTTCCAGAAGCGTCCACGATGCCTGATCGGCATGGAGGCTTGCGCAGGTTCTCATGACTGGGGCCGCAGGCTTCAGGAGATGGGGCATGACGTTCGGCTGATGCCGCCGTCCTATGTGAAGCCTTACGTGAAGTAATGGTCAGGTGAAGATTACTTTACTAATCATCAGGTGACCATAATGCGAAGGAACGCACGCGGGCCGCCCAGTTGTCGGCCGTTCGCGCAAAATTCCTTCGCATTATTTCAGAGCGTGTCCAGCCAGGCGAGCAGGCTCGTATCGCGTTTCCACGATGAAGAGTGCGCCGTCGCCACCGGCACAGCGACCTGTTCCAACGCCTTTCGCTTTGTGTCCAGATTGGCCTTCGCGTAGTGATTGGTGGTGTCGAGGCTCACATGCCCAAGCCAACTGCGGATGACCGTGATGTCTACGCCCGCCGATACAAGGTGGACGGCGGTGGCGTGACGGAAGCTGTGCGGCGTTACGTGCTTCGTTTGCAGCGGCGGCATGGTCGCAGCCGCCGCCTTCACATAGGCGGCAAGCTTGAACCGGACGCCCGAGGCGCTGAGCGGCTCTCCGTAGCGGTTGACGAACAGCCGCTGGTCTTGTGCCCGTGGCTGCCGCTCAAGCAGCTTTTTCAACAACATCACGGTTTCCGGCCAAAGCGGGCAGAGACGCTCTTTTCGCCCCTTGCCCGTAAGCCGAACGCAACTCGGGCTATCGAACCGGATTGCCTCAGGGCACATATCGAGTGCTTCCTGTATTCGCGCCCCGCTGTTGTAGAGGAACGAGAGCAACGCATGGTCGCGCATGCCTTCGAGGGTTGACTGGTCTGGCTGGGCAAGAATCGCTGCCACTTCCAGCGGATCCAGATAGCAAGGCTCAGATACCGGCGCCCGCTTGATCGGGATGTTGAGGATTTCCACGCACTGCGCGATTAAGGCAGGATCCTTGGTCGCCACAAAGTTGAAGAAGCTGCGGATCGCAGCAAGCCGGCAGTTGCGGGTGCCGATCGTGCCGCCACGGTCGTGCTCGGCGTGCCTCAGGAACGCCGCGACTTGCGCGGCGGTCAGATCGGCGAGCGAGATTATAGCAACTTTCTTTTTCGCGCGGTCAGCGACAAACCGGAGGAACAGTCGCCAGGTGTCGCGGTAGGAGCGGACGGTGTTGACGGACGCATTGCGTTGCTCGACAAGCCATTCGTAAAAGAACGCGCGCATCAGTTCCGGGAACGGATTGGCTTTGCTCATGACCGCACCTCCCGTTCGAGATTGAGGCATGGCGCGCCCACGGCCCTGAACCGTTCGTTTGCGAGATGCAGCAGATCCTGCGTGACGGTGATGTAGACCAGAGTGGAGTTGATATCCCGATGGCCGAGGTAGGTCGCGAGGAACGGCAGCCGCTCCTGCGGGTTGATCCCCAGACGGTACCATTCAAGGATACGGTTCACGACCATCGAGTGCCGAAGATCATGAACGCGAGGCCCGAACTGCCCTTGCAGTGGTTTCAATCCGGCGCGACGTACGACGTCTGTGAGCAACCAGGTGATCATTTCGGGCGTGTAGCGGGATCTGCCCTGGACGTGCCAGAACAGAGCAGAGTGCGGGTCCTGCGATGCGCCGACCTGACGCCGTGCAGCGATGTAGGCCCGGAGTTCCATCATCACACTGTCAGGAAGTGGCAGAATTCGGGTCTTGAAGAACTTGGTCTGCCGAACCGTGATGGTGCCGTCACCGGGATTAACGTCACCAAGATCCAGCCTGGCCAACTCTCCCCGCCGCAGACCCGCACAGTAGGCCAGCAACAGCATGGTGTAGATGCTCAACGGACGAAGTGTTGCCCGCGGAGAGGGATACGAACGGGCAATGTCGAGCATGCGCCGTACGTCGACAGGAGAGTAGATATGAGGCGTTCGCCACTGCTTGCGGACCTCTTTTTGGGGTCTCGGATCCGGTCGACGCCGAGGAGCTGACGGATCGCACCGCCGCTGGATTTTGGCAAAGAGGCGCTCAAGGTTTTCGCGCTCATATGCATGGTTACGCGTGCCTTTCGTCGCCGCCCATCGATCGATCATGACGCGCAGCGGCTCGGTTTCCAGTTGCGGGTTCAGTTGCAGGAACCGGTCGAACTGCAAAAGCCGCACCGGTTGCGAAGTATATTTGTATCCCCTACGGCGCATCATGGCGACATGCTCGGCCATAACCTCGCCCAGCACACTACCGAACGGTTTGGGCTGGCGCAGTGTGGCAAGAGCCTGTTCTGGATTACACGATATCAACGCGCGCCAGATCGGCATGCTCTGCTTTATATGACATGCCTGACGCAGACCTTCGACAGGGTTGTGATCAATCGCACCGGTTGCCACGAGGTGGTCGAGGAACCGATCGATGATGCGAGTGCGATGCAGGAGCGTAGATGTCGCCCAGCGAGACGCTAATTCCCGTAGCCAAGCTTGCAGCGCTTGTTGATCGAGCAACCCGTGCCGTTCAACGGCATCCTGGAAGCTATGCAGGACCTGTTGATAGCAGGTGCGGCTTTTGAGATCGCGCAGATCAAGGCTCGCGACATAGCTGCCAATGCGCGTGCGATCGGAATCAGGCCAACGGGAGATCATGCCAGCACCTCCGTTCCTGGCACATCAAGAGCGACGGCCCTCAGATCCTCGGTGGCAAGCTTGAGGTAGGGGTCTGTCGACCCGGTCGAGCGATGTCCTAACAGATCGCCAATTACCTTTTTCGGAACTGCCGCGCGCAGTAACTCGGTCGCACGAGCGTGACGGAAGATGTGGGGGCCGCACTTGCCCAAGGGATTGACGCCGGCATCCCGGAGCCTCCGCCGAACCAGGCTGTATAGCTTGTCGAGCTTGCGATAGGGTGTCAACGGCGGAGCAAAACCCGGCCAGCGGGGCGGAGTAAAAGCAGGCCAGCGGTCGAGGCGTGATGACGATATGGAAAGGGCCCCGATCGGGGCCCTTTCCATATCGTCGCGACCGTTTTCTCCCGGCTATGGCGACGGGATCTCGCCGGTGTTCGGGTCGGCCGACACGGTGGCCTGGTTTTGCTCCGCCCTTCTGGCTGATCGCCGGCCGGCGGACTGTTTGAGGCGGTAGCTGTCGCCGTTCATGGTGAGGATGGAGACGTGGTGGGTGAGCCGGTCGAGCAGCGCGCCGGTAAGCCGTTCTGAGGCGAGGACCTGGGTCCAGTCCTCGAACGGCAAGTTCGACGTGATGATGGTCGAGCCGCGCTCGTAGCGCTGCGACAGCACCTCGAAGAGAAGTTCGGCGCCAGTCGCCGACAGCGGCACATAGCCGAGCTCGTCGACGATGAGCAGCTTCACGGCCGCCAGTTCCCGCTGGAGCTTGAGCAGGCGCCGCTCGTCGCGCGCCTCCATCAGCTGGTTGACCAGCGAAGCGGCGGTCGCGAAGGCGACGGTGAATCCCTTCTGGCAAGCAGCCAGGCCGAGCGCGAGAGCGACGTGCGTCTTGCCCGTGCCGCTGTTGCCCAGCGCAATGACGTTCTCCCGCCGAAGGATATACTCCGAGCGAGCGAGCTCGAGCACCAGCATCTTGTTGAGGCTGGGGATGGCTGTGAAGTCGAAGGTGTCGAGACTCTTCACCGCCGGGAAGCGGGCGGCGCGGATCCGCCGCTCGACCGTGCGCCGCTCCCTGTCGATGAGCTCAAGCTCGATGAGGCGCAGCAGGTAGCGTGGGTGGTCGACACCGTCGCGAGCGCATTCGCGCGCGACCTTCTCATATTCGCGCAGCACGGTCGGCAGCTTGAGCTGCTTGAGGTGGTGGGCGAGCAGCACCTGGGGTGTCCCGCCGGTCGTGCCGGTCGGCATCTTGTCGCCGGTCATGCCGCCAGCACCCCATAGTCCGCCGCCCGTGTCGTCTTCACGTCCGTCCGGGGCAGGTGCGGATAGGCGGCCAGATCGAGACGGGGCGGTCGCCGTTCGATACGCGCCAGCGCGATGAGCTTCACCGCGTCGAAGCCGATGGCGCCGAGCTGCACGGCCTGCGTCACCGCGTCGGTGACGACGGCGAGCGGCAGGGCTTCGAGCAGCCGCAGCACCTGGATGAACTCGCGCTTCCCCTTGGTGCCCATACGAGCTTCCAGAAGGTGGCGCAGATGCTGGAAGATCTCGGGCAGATCCCAGCCCTGCAAGGCGGCCGCCTGGTCGAGCGCGCCGGGCTTCTGCTCGATGAGCGCGAGATAATGCAGCGGGTTGGCGACGAATGCGCCCTCGCCATAGCTGCGCGGATGCCGGGCGATCTCCTCGCCGGCGATGCTGATGACCACCTCGTCGACGAACCCCTTCACCAGGACGTCGCGGAAGCCATAGACGGTTGGCACCGAATAGTCGTTGGTCCGATAGCGCACCAGCGCGGTCGACGATACGCGCGCCGACCGCTTCTCGCACGGCTCCAACGGCACCGCCGGCAAGGCCCGGAAGGCCTGCCGGTCGGCGACGAGGCGCTCGGCGATGGTGTCGGCATGGCGCCCGGCATGCCCGTTCTGTCGAGCCAGGCAATCCTTCGCCAGGCGCTCGTTCAACTCGTCGAAGCTGCGCGCTACCGGAATGGGCACCATGAACATCGCGCGGGCGTGCTTCACCAGCGCTTCGACCTTCCCCTTGTCGTTGCCCTTGCCGGGACGACCGAAGCGGTCGGCAAACAAATAGTGGCTGACCAGCTCGGTGAAGGCCCGCGTGCGCTCGCGCTTGCCGTCGCCGCAGATCCTCGCCACCGCGATCTTCAGATTGTCGTAGAGGATGGACAGCGGCACGCCGCCGAAAAAGGCGAAGGCCGAAACATGACCGTCGAGGAACGCCTCGGTCGTCTCGCGCGGATAGGCCTTCACGAAACACGCATCTGAGTGCGGCAGGTCCATGCAGAAATAATGGACCTTCTGCCGCATGCCGCCGATCTCTGCCCACGCCTCGCCGAAGTCGACCTGGGCATGGCCCGGCGGGTGTGCCAGCGGCACGAACGTCTCGCGGCTGCGTGCGCGGCTCTGCCGGACATAGTCCTTCACCACCGTGTAGCCGCCGCCATAGCCATGCTCGTCGCGCAGCCGCTCGAAGATCCGCTTGGCGGTGTGCTGCTGCTTGGCCGGCGACAGGCGATCCTCGCGCAGGATAGCGTCGATGACCGGCAACAGCGGACCTAGCTTCGGCTTCTCCGGCGGCTTCGTGCGCCGGTAGCCCGGCGGCAGCGAGAACGCGCACATCTTCGCCACCGTGTCCCGGCTCAGACCGAACGCCTTCGCCGCCTCCCGGCGGCTGTGACCTTCCACGAACACAAAACGCCGAACGGCCGCGTAACTCTCCAAGGCAAACATCCCCGCCGCCCCAAAACGAGCAGCTTACCACTGGCAGGATTTCTCTCCGCCGCACCGGCACCTATGCCGGCGCTCCCGTGGCCGGGTTTGTCACCGCCCTACACAATAGGGCGCACGCGTCCGGATGAAGATCTCCCTGGCATCGGTCGCGGGCCGTCCAGACCGCAGGTAAGCAAGGATCGCTTCGCCAACCGGCTCCATCAAAGGAAGGAGCGTATAGGCTTGCGTTTTGCTGTGACGGACACGAACGACTTCGGCCCGCCAGTCTATGTCTTCGATCCGCATGTTACGGACTTCGCTTGCACGGAGCCCGTAGGTGGCGAGGAGTTGTAATATCGCATGGTCCCGCAAACCGGCAGTCGTCGTGTCCATGCTCGTGCTTGCCAGAACCGCGGTGATCTGGTTGCGCTCCAGGATCGAAGGGACCCCTTCATAAGCATAGAGCCGCGGCGCGATGATATGCGGCGACAGATCTGCCGCAACGCGGGCAGTCCTGTAGAGGTGGCGCAGCAGCGAACGAAGCCGCTCCGCTGCGGATTTCAGCGAACTACGCGTCAGCTTCGAGCCACGCAGGTCCATATAGCTGTCGATGTCGCCGACGGTTAATCCGTTGAGACCCTCGACCCCGCTCCGGTCGAGTTGCCAGGCAAGGAAGTAGCGGGCTTCCCATAAGAACGCGTCGATGCTGGCTTGGGCAAGGCCACGCTCGTCGCGAAGCCAGGTTTCGTATTCGTTGCAGACCGTAAACCGTAGTGCGTCAGCGGCGCAGGCCACTTTGGGAGAAGGCGGCCACTGACCCTGCCCAAGCCGCAGCAGCGCGTGAATCCCGGACTGCGGGACTTCGTGCCAGCGCTTGCTGGGCCGTCGTCCGCGGCGCTTGCGGAATTGCGCGGCCGCACGACGCAAATATTCCGCTACTTCGGTTTCGGTCACGTCTGCGACTGGAATCCCTCGGTACATGAGATAGTCCAGAAACTCGCGGGCGTAGCTGCAGTAATTTCTGATCACTACGGGGCTGTATCGGCGGCCGATCAATACGGCTTCGAGCTCAACAATCAGTTCTCGTTCAGATTTCGACATCAATAACTCCTCTGCTCGTCAAAAGACTGCAGAGGTTCACCGGAAAATAATGTGCAGCAAAGTTGGCGAAAAGCAGCGCCACCGGGCGGGTTCCATGCGTTTGCCCCGCGTTCCTTCGCATTATGGTCACCTGATGATTAGTCCGCAGGCAGAAGAACGACGGCAACGATGCCGAGGCGATCTGTACGGCTGTGCGTCAACCCCACATTCCGCTGGTGCCTAAGAAAAGCGTTGAGCAACAGGATATCCAGGCTCTACACCGCGCCCGCCAGCGTCTTGTGAACCACCGAACGGCCCTGGTCAGCCAGATGCGCGGGCTGCTGCTTGATCGTGGCATTGCCTTTGCCAAGTCGATTACCCGGGTGAGACGCATGATTCCGGAGATACTCGCACGCGCCGACTCCGGCCTCTCGACTATGGCCCGTGAGACCATTGCCGAGCTCTGGGATTTCTTCTGCGATCTCGAACGCCGCATCGAGCATTTCGACAAGAAAATCGAAGCCGTCTTCAAATCGAGCGAGCCCTGTCAGCGTGTCGCCAGGATCAAAGGCGTTGGGCCCAAAACGGCAACAGCGATTGTCGCGGCGGTCGGCGATGGTTCGGACTTCAGGAATGGGCGCCACATGGCGGCCTGGCTTGGATTAGTACCGCGCCAGTTCTCGAGCGGTGATAAGGCGGTGCTTATGGGCATCTCTAAACGAGGAAGCCAGCATTTGCGCAGCCTATTGGTTCACGGCGCGCGTGCCGTCGTGAGAACGGCACCCAATAAAAATGATCCCATCAGCCAATGGGCCAACCAGCTTCGGGAGCGACGCGGGTTCAACCGCGCAACGGTTGCCATCGCCAACAAGAATGCACGGATAATCTGGGCCGTGCTTCGAACGGGCGATCAATACCGCGCCGCCGCCTGAAGAACCGAACCAGTTTGCGAGTAGACGGAGAAATGGACTGCACTGATCGAGCCGACGCGCGACGAGCCTGACTATTATCGAGGCCCTTGAGGCCTACCAGCTGTAGAGGTGCGCGTGTGCGGATTTCCCATTTGGGCGCTCTGGACAACCAGCTGACGCCGGATAGATGTTTGCAACTGATCCACGCAGAACGTTTCAATGCCGCTTGCAAAGGGAGAGCCGTCCATAGAGATAGTATGTCTGCTCGCTGACCGCGATCCGGCGGCAGGCTTCAGCCGTGCTCGCTCCCTGCGACAGCACAATCTCAACTTCACGCAGCTTGCCAATAATCTCTTCCGGCTTGTGCTTCTTGCTCGGCATTCAATGTCCCTTTCGTGGTCCAGACTATCATAGTCTCTGGGCCACTCAGCGGGGGGCAGATCAGGTCGCAAGGCCGGTGATGATCGTTTCCCTGTCACCGGAGGAAGTGAAGCGATAGATTTCGTCGCGAGAATATGACGCGACATATATCGAACCGTCCTTATCGATGGTCAGACCGGAAGGGCCGGAAAGCCCCTCGGCGAAAGTCGTTCGGGAGCCGTCGGGCGCTATGCGGGAGACACGGCCCGCCCCCCATTCGGCGATAAAGAGATTTCTATTGGCGTCGAACGCCATACCCACCGGCGAACTGAAGCCGGTCCAAAGGCGCACGGGCTCGGCAGCATTGGCTTTCGTGACGATGCCGGAGACCATGGCGGCTGCGGCGATAAGAGTGAGATGTGACAACATGGTGCGACGATTGAACATTATCTTTTCCTTATCTGTTCAGGATGTCGGGTGTCGGTCGAAGACTGTCTTCGCTGCGTTGAGACCGTTGATCGCTGCGGGGAAGCCGGCATAGACCGCCATCTGCATGACAATCTCGATGATCTCTTGCTGTGAGAGGCCGACGTTCAGACCCGCCGCAATGTGAACTTCTAGTTGCGGGCGTGCATTTCCGAGTGCTGTAAGCGCGGCAATCGTCGCAATTTCCCGCTGGCGAAGGTCAAGGCCGGGTCGCGCATAGATGTCGCCAAACGGAAATTCGATGAGGTAGCGCGCGAAATCGGGCGAGATCTCCTTCAGGCTCTCCACGACGGCATGACCATCTCTCCCATCAATCGCGGACAGTCTTTCCAGGCCGATGGCATAGCGATCACGCACCGCGCCAGCTTGAGGGACAGGATTGTCTCCGGTCTGTGCCGTTGCTGTGGACGCGAGAGCAGACGAGCCCACGGCGAGCACCCCAAGGCTCCCCAGGGCGGTTCTACGTGTCAGATGCGAGGTCTCAACCTGCGACTCTGCAAGAGCGCTGGCTTCCGCGGGCGTTTCCTGACGTTCTGAATTGCTCACACTACCTCCATGACACCGGCGTTGAGCCAGTTGCGCGATTGATTGAAATGCACCTATTTGATCATCGTTGCCTTGCGATAAATCCAATTCATTATTAGTATTTCCGTCATGAAGACGGTTCATCTCGCCAGCATCGACCTCAATCTGCTCGTCGTCTTCGACGCGCTGGTTGCGGAAGGGCACGCCACGCGCGCCGCCGAACGGATCGGATTGACCCAGCCGGCGGTCAGCCACGCGCTCAACCGCCTGCGGGCTTTGTTCGGTGATCCGCTCTTTGTTCGTTCACCGCGCGGCATGGTGGCGACACCGCTGGCGCAGGACATCGCTCCCGGTGTGCGGTCCATTCTCGAACAGGTGGAAGGCATCCTGCTCGGCGGTCGCACCTTCGATCCGGCATCGAGCACGCGGCAATTCACGCTTGGGCTATCCGACTACGCAGCCTTCGTGCTGCTGCCACGCCTCACCGCGCGCCTCGATCGGGAAGCGCCGGGCGTTTCCCTTGTCGTTCGCAACACCAGTCGCAGCGTCGGGCTTCCCATGCTGGAAGATGGTGGGGCCGAACTGATCGCGGGCAACTTCCCAGACCCACCCACGCATATGCGCGAAGAACTGCTCTATGAGGAGGACTTCATCTGCGCCGGTCGGGGCGATCATTCCGGCCTCGACGGGATGGTCGATCTCGACCGCTATCTTTCGCTTCGGCACCTTCAGGTCTCGATGAAGGGCAATCCGCGAGGCTATGTCGATGCCGTGCTCGCCGAAAAGGGCCTGAAGCGCAATGTCGCCGTGACGGTCGGCCATTTCCTGATGGCTCCGATGCTGGTCGATGCTTCCGATCTGGTGGCGACGGAACCCCGTCGATTGTTCGCACCGCTCGCCGGGCGGCTGCCGCTCCGGCTCTTTCCGCCGCCTCTCGACATTCCCACATTCCGGGTGGTGCAGACTTGGCACGCTCGACATGATGCCGATCCAGGGCATCAATGGCTGCGGCGCGTGCTGCGCGAAGTGGGGCAATGGGCGTAACGCTTAAAGCCCCAATCCCCTTTGCCGCCCCAGTTGCCACGACACGGAGCCACCCTGCACGACGCCCATGACCTCGCGGCCGAGATGGCGGTCGATGACCGGCCGCCACGGGACGAGGGTGAACTCGTGGCTCTGCTCCACGATGGCGAACTTGCCGCTAGATAGCTGGACAGTCCCGGTGAACTTGCCGCTGATCTTCTCGCCGTCCGCCGCCGCCCGGAATGGCAGCGCTTTGTTTTCGGCCATCTCCGCGCCGACGTGGGCCACCTCCCGCTCGCGCAGCGTGGCGAGGAGGCTGCGCCGGTAGAAGATGCGGCCATCCCTTGATCGGG
The window above is part of the Sphingomonas sanxanigenens DSM 19645 = NX02 genome. Proteins encoded here:
- a CDS encoding long-chain-fatty-acid--CoA ligase — translated: MLGMMMNSPLLVSTILRHAATYHGTTEIVSKTVEGPIHRYTYADLSKRSQKLANALKRLGLEFGDRVGTLAWNGYRHLELYYGVSGSGLVCHTINPRLFREQIGYIIEHAGDSVIFADLTFLPILEALADRLSGMKAIVMMTDEAHMPKSEALPNLACYETLIAGESDEYDWPVFDENTASGLCYTSATTGDPKGVLYSHRSSVLHAMSSSMPDVLGLSANDVLSPIVPMFHVNAWGVPFSGPMAGAKLVMPGPNLDGASLHALFEAEGVTCTAGVPTVWLGLLDWMDAHGQRFTSLKRVAIGGSASPPIMISRFHNMGVKVRHAWGMTETSPIGLAACLMPKHQSLTPEQRLMLEAKQGRPVYGMEFRVDGADGKPITRDGKAFGAMMVRGPWVAAGYYNTSESAAHEVPGWFNTGDVVTMDEDGFVQIVDRTKDVVKSGGEWISSIELENIAQAHPAVKEAAVVAKPDARWGERPVLVVVLKPGESFGRHEMVEHYTGRISKWSIPDDVIIVDELPHTATGKLLKTAIRDIVLKEYASVTPDDSIIG
- a CDS encoding tyrosine-type recombinase/integrase; this translates as MSKANPFPELMRAFFYEWLVEQRNASVNTVRSYRDTWRLFLRFVADRAKKKVAIISLADLTAAQVAAFLRHAEHDRGGTIGTRNCRLAAIRSFFNFVATKDPALIAQCVEILNIPIKRAPVSEPCYLDPLEVAAILAQPDQSTLEGMRDHALLSFLYNSGARIQEALDMCPEAIRFDSPSCVRLTGKGRKERLCPLWPETVMLLKKLLERQPRAQDQRLFVNRYGEPLSASGVRFKLAAYVKAAAATMPPLQTKHVTPHSFRHATAVHLVSAGVDITVIRSWLGHVSLDTTNHYAKANLDTKRKALEQVAVPVATAHSSSWKRDTSLLAWLDTL
- a CDS encoding MaoC family dehydratase, whose protein sequence is MTNDVQSLYLEDIAVGQTFESAPHVLTVEEIKDFAGRYDPQFFHLDDEAARESLFGGLAASGWHTAATTMRLLVESVPFFGGLIGAGGEISWPRATRPGDAIRLRSEVTAVTPSRSRPERGMVNMRCETVNQHDEVVQVFTPKIVAWRRTLL
- a CDS encoding acyl-CoA dehydrogenase C-terminal domain-containing protein translates to MASYNPPIDDIAFLLNDVLDFDGQMQTLPGYEEVSAELAVSVLEEGGKFCAGVLEPLNRPADEEGCKLENGLVSTPKGIADAYKAFVEAGWAGLSGAPEFGGQGLPRATQILLDEMLSSANLSFGLFPGLTRGAVEAIEHHASDELKAKYLPKMISGEWTGAMALTESSAGTDLGLLTARAEPVGDGSYKIKGTKIFISSGDQDFGGNIIHLVLARLPDAPKGVKGISLFLSPKFLVEDDGSLGARNGMSVGSLEHKMGIHAQPTCVMNYDGAIGWLVGEPGRGLNAMFTMMNAERLFVGIQGLGIAEAANQKAASYARERLQGRSLDGSRGPVPIIEHPDVRKMLLTGRSFIDAARALAIWTAMQMDIAARHPDPAERRRADGFVALLTPVVKAAFTDFGFETAVISQQVFGGHGYIREWGMEQFVRDARITQIYEGTNGVQAMDLVGRKLPMEGGELAGRFFDLVKQDLQAASLVPATERIVAATASALDRLERTTELLLAGSGDPAVAGSAATDYLRLFALTAFGWMWAKMAASAAAADTPPKVRKCAVADFFADRMLPQTLGLETAIANGATSIIALNQDLF